The Cloeon dipterum chromosome 3, ieCloDipt1.1, whole genome shotgun sequence genome includes a region encoding these proteins:
- the LOC135940515 gene encoding uncharacterized protein LOC135940515, with product MMGLLDRRLLFSCFLVGIVAIIFLQGAEARSRRSIDGRMVFDRYNIRLTSGGHHGSYYRGSEKMQWSWLRFILIILSLFGIGIFGVLAYFYCCYDHNPEINKDAARVANFLKHQEEQRNRGLSTIVHQPVTYRSPDNKPPSAPAMTQQPKRRMSDVPSFAPPDFASATAPLLPPGVQPVDSSTYPPPGEPTLSSSATHMTSPQNGFIIPPQDPANASVHFGGRVEVV from the exons ATGATGGGCCTGTTGGACAGGAGACTCCTCTTCTCCTGCTTTCTTGTCG GTATCGTCGCTATAATTTTTCTACAAGGGGCAGAAGCCAGAAGCAGACGCAGTATCGATGGGCGAATGGTGTTCGATCGTTATAATATAA ggTTGACCAGTGGTGGCCACCATGGCAGCTACTACAGAGGGTCTGAAAAAATGCAATGGTCCTGGTTGAGATTCATACTCATTATCTTGAGCCTGTTTGGGATAGGCATTTTTGGTGTGCTGGCGTACTTCTACTGTTGCTACGATCACAACCCAGAAATAAACAAGGATGCGGCCAGGGTTGCCAATTTCCTGAAGCATCAAGAGGAGCAGCGAAACAGAGGCTTATCCACCATCGTCCACCAGCCCGTCACCTACCGGAGCCCAGACAACAAGCCGCCCTCAGCCCCGGCAATGACGCAGCAACCTAAACGTCGGATGTCCGACGTACCCTCCTTCGCGCCACCGGACTTTGCGTCCGCCACCGCACCACTCCTTCCACCGGGAGTTCAGCCAGTGGATTCCTCGACTTACCCGCCGCCTGGAGAACCAACCCTGTCCTCCTCCGCCACACACATGACGTCACCACAGAACGGCTTCATAATTCCGCCCCAAGATCCAGCGAATGCGAGTGTACACTTTGGAGGACGAGTAGAAGTGGTGTGA
- the frj gene encoding lysophospholipid acyltransferase 7, producing MGIDDIIYIVLLLFAIGFGHVLKKIEDPEQRKWTASAVGFMIMLTVSGLHIIHPLFCIAINALIITYADKMKCHIFSFVFTFVYLFFFRTTIYFGIPYPPGHTNLIHMMLTLKLVGLSFEVHDTYKAKKNSSDKHEFLKQEPTPTDIFHYSLCYIGLLAGPYYRYRTYYDFIYSPYWKYTDCTKQMTKRFLLAPMAAVIYIVFLNLFPWEYGQSDEFVYERPLWYRILYMLPQFLTFRMRLMTGMVLSECSCIIAGLGAYPTITRPRTGTGPQDYIKLLELDEHPEQLKKEDYNFDTVYNIDPWGVDFSPTVRTGMHCWNTTVQYWLAVYTYKRMSNKSLRTAFTMFISSYWHGVYIGYYLCLGSVPFYLPVEDIYDKLYRQPYSGTKRKIIDWIFWVPRLFAFSYMSLPFIYLYPDKIIRNWGAIYFMGHVVSLVAYIIGCFLRKMHRKSSKDSQPKKELIEGEKDHVKSE from the exons ATGGGAATCGACGACATCATTTACATTGTCCTTCTTCTGTTCGCCATTGGCTTTGGCCATGTCcttaagaaaattgaagatcCCGAGCAAAGGAAATGGACAGCGTCTGCAGTCGGATTCATGATTATGCTTACTGTGTCCGGTCTGCACATCATTCATCCGCTCTTCTGCATTGCCATCAATGCCCTTATTATCACCTATGctgataaaat GAAATGCCATATCTTCAGCTTCGTCTTTACTTTTGTTTACCTTTTCTTCTTCCGAACGACAATTTACTTCGGGATCCCGTACCCCCCAGGCCACACAAATTTGATTCACATGATGCTTACTTTAAAG CTAGTCGGGCTTTCTTTTGAAGTCCATGACACCTACAAGGCTAAGAAGAACTCAAGTGACAAGCATGAATTCCTGAAGCAAGAGCCGACACCAACTGACATATTTCATTATTCCTTGTGCTACATAGGGCTCCTAGCAg gTCCCTACTACAGGTACAGGACCTATTACGACTTCATTTACTCTCCCTATTGGAAGTATACAGACTGCACTAAACAAATGACCAAGAGGTTTCTTCTCGCTCCAATGGCTGCAGTCATTTATATTGTGTTTTTGAATCTATTCCCATGGGAG TACGGACAATCAGACGAGTTTGTTTATGAGCGACCTCTATGGTACCGGATCCTGTACATGCTTCCCCAGTTTTTGACCTTCCGAATGAGGCTTATGACCGGAATGGTGTTGTCGGAGTGCTCTTGCATAATCGCTGGTCTTGGAGCGTATCCCACTATCACCAGACCCAGGACAGGAACTGGTCCTCAGGACTACATCAAGCTGCTGGAACT GGACGAGCATCcagagcaattaaaaaaggaagacTACAATTTTGACACTGTCTACAACATCGATCCGTGGGGCGTTGACTTTTCACCCACTGTCCGGACTGGAATGCACTGCTGGAACACAACAGTCCAATATTGGTTGGCTGTGTACACTTACAAACGGATGAGCAACAAAAGCCTGAG GACTGCTTTCACCATGTTTATTTCGTCATACTGGCACGGCGTTTATATCGGCTACTATTTGTGCTTGGGGTCAGTGCCCTTTTATCTGCCAGTTGAAGATATTTATGACAAGCTCTACCGCCAGCCGTACTCTGGAACCAAGAGGAAAATCATCGACTGGATATTCTGGGTGCCCCGCTTGTTCGCGTTCTCCTACATGTCTTTGCCGTTTATTTACTTGTATCCTGACAAAATCATCAGAAATTGGGGTGCGATTTACTTCATGGGCCATGTAGTCAGCTTAGTTGCCTACATCATTGGATGCTTTTTGCGGAAAATGCACAGAAAGTCAAGTAAAGATTCTCAGCCAAAAAAGGAATTGATTGAAGGAGAAAAGGACCATGTaaaatctgaataa
- the LOC135940822 gene encoding uncharacterized protein LOC135940822 yields the protein MMGLLDRRLLFSCLVVGIFAITFLQEAEANGGDWYNNYNHKNRYKHYYHTRGYNNGYYNNGSSGKIPWSWSTFLQMLAFVFGVLILSFMFYCYCCYSPPVPEEEQQAARVANFLKHQEEQRNGNLPTIVHPPVTNRPDNEPLPAPEMKMPPQHPEWGTSDVPSFAPPDFATATAPLLPPGVQPVDSSTNQPPRAPTPSSTAHTMPPHIGFIIPPQDPANASVHFGGRVGAE from the exons ATGATGGGCCTGTTGGACAGGAGACTCCTCTTCTCCTGCCTTGTTGTCG GCATCTTCGCTATAACTTTTCTACAAGAGGCAGAAGCCAATGGTGGAGATTggtacaataattataatcacAAAAACA GGTATAAACACTACTATCACACTAGAGGCTACAATAACGGCTACTACAACAATGGGTCGTCTGGAAAAATACCATGGTCCTGGTCGACATTCCTACAAATGCTCGCGTTCGTGTTTGGGGTACTCATTTTGTCTTTTATGTTTTACTGCTACTGCTGCTACTCTCCCCCCGTCCCTGAAGAAGAACAGCAGGCAGCCAGGGTGGCCAATTTCCTAAAACATCAAGAGGAGCAGAGAAACGGCAACTTACCCACCATCGTCCACCCGCCCGTCACCAACCGCCCGGACAACGAGCCGCTTCCAGCCCCGGAAATGAAAATGCCTCCGCAGCACCCTGAATGGGGGACGTCGGATGTGCCCTCCTTCGCGCCGCCGGACTTTGCGACCGCCACCGCACCACTCCTGCCACCGGGAGTTCAGCCAGTGGATTCCTCGACTAACCAGCCGCCCAGAGCTCCAACCCCGTCCTCCACCGCACACACGATGCCACCACATATCGGCTTCATTATTCCGCCCCAAGATCCAGCGAATGCGAGTGTACACTTTGGAGGACGCGTAGGAGCAGAGTGA
- the LOC135940308 gene encoding serine-rich adhesin for platelets-like isoform X1: MSYRINRVNHKIMMLLLLLTLTCEAVCISLNGLPFLPTRIKQIIILQKSDRRFYIQKCCENIVCANSNVTHFNTATTSQKNQVATTQRVTRGTLNGITSSTMTSTSTSTTTFTPTLTSTSTSASTTTSASTSTSTPTSTSTPTSTSTSTSTSTSTSTSTSTSTSTSTSTSTSTTTSTTTSTSTTTSTTTSTSTTTTTTASPFVLNCRADLSLMDSSGLVNVSQNPASEGVYLSACGILYLVSDRNLLKNFTDASRFCCLRSMTVANFAPAEKLNCFWKTVLTKLYWNQGNTQFWLAGSANASSSYVTVTGAPTVFTYHRNGQVLNPSNLSTEMCLYGSVSQASSDSAAMTYAVDTCGISRRFTCETPLSRNLFPPCPACTENPTRVAAINPFVRMVNDSTPYNSVVFETSKKLFKSCNKTYLVIETNTDWFQALQWCCELGFIPLMLDNAQKICLSNPSTSKLPYGRYWSGGTNQGPLNENSYGWCGSSNKTLITDSSLWHPGQPNLPWTERCIMFIYDASNAMVMHDYFCVTLAYPLCQLI; this comes from the exons atgtcATATCGCATTAACAGAGTGAACCATAAAATCATGATGTTGTTGCTGTTATTAACATTAACTTGTGAG GCCGTATGCATTAGTTTGAACGGACTTCCCTTCTTACCAACCCGTATCAAGCAAATCATCATACTGCAaa AGTCGGATCGTCGTTTCTACATCCAAAAGTGCTGTGAAAATATAGTATGCGCTAACTCCAACGTGACA CACTTTAATACAGCAACTACTAGTCAAAAGAATCAAGTGGCAACCACTCAACGCGTCACGCGGG GCACTTTAAATGGTATCACTTCATCAACCATGACTTCAACATCCACCTCAACGACGACTTTTACCCCAACTTTAACCTCGACTTCAACTTCAGCCTCGACTACAACTTCAGCCTCGACTTCAACTTCAACCCCGACTTCAACTTCAACCCCGACTTCAACTTCAACCTCGACTTCAACTTCAACCTCGACTTCAACTTCAACCTCGACTTCAACTTCAACCTCTACTTCAACTTCAACCTCTACCACGACTTCAACTACAACTTCAACCTCAACTACCACCTCTACCACGACTTCGACCTCAACTACAACCACAACAACAGCTTCTCCATTCGTCCTAAATTGTAGAGCAGAT ctCTCTCTCATGGACTCTTCAGGACTTGTTAATG tttctcaGAACCCAGCTTCTGAAGGAGTATACCTGTCAGCTTGCGGAATCTTATACTTGGTCAGCGACCGGAATTTg ttaaaaaattttaccgATGCCTCGAGATTTTGTTGCTTGCGGAGCATGACCGTGGCCAATTTTGCACCGGCTGAGAAGCTGAACTGCTTTTGGAAAACCGTCTTAACTA AGCTCTACTGGAACCAGGGCAACACACAGTTCTGGTTAGCAGGTTCAGCCAATGCAAGCTCATCGTACGTTACGGTGACAGGGGCTCCTACTGTTTTTACGTACCATCGCAACGGGCAAGTTCTGAACCCATCAAATTTGAGCACAGAAATGTGCTTGTACGGCAGCGTCTCTCAAGCCTCCTCTGACAGCGCGGCGATGACGTACGCCGTGGACACGTGCGGTATATCCCGACGGTTCACATGCGAG ACTCCCTTGTCACGAAATCTTTTCCCACCTTGTCCTGCTTGTAcagaaaat CCGACCCGTGTGGCTGCAATCAATCCTTTCGTCAGAATGGTCAACGACAGCACACCATACAACTCAGTTGTGTTTGAAACATCCAAGAAGTTGTTCAAATCTTGCAACAAGACGTATTTAGTTATCGAAACCAAT ACCGACTGGTTTCAGGCGTTGCAATGGTGTTGTGAACTTGGCTTTATACCATTGATGCTTGATAATgctcaaaaaatttgtttgtccaACCCTTCAAcca GTAAGCTGCCATATGGGAGATACTGGAGTGGCGGAACTAACCAAGGACCGTTGAACGAGAACTCTTACGGCTGGTgtggcagcagcaacaaaaCTCTCATCACTGATTCAAGTCTGTGGCATCCTGGTCAACCCAATCTGCCATGGACAGAGAGATGCATCATGTTCATTTATGACGCTTCCAATGCAATGGTCATGCATGACTATTTCTGCGTAACGCTTGCATACCCTTTGTGTCAACTAATCTGA
- the LOC135940528 gene encoding uncharacterized protein LOC135940528, producing MGLLDKRLLFSCLVVGIFAIIFLQGAEGKSKRSVDGPKWFDHSKYRNRFSTTGGYYDGGSHSGSEKMPWSWWRFVLVLLFVFGILILAFMVYFYCCYDHSPEEDDHAARVANFLKNQEEQSKSDLPTTVHPPVTYPGPDNEPPSAPAMTPPQHPEWGTSDVPSFAPPDFATATAPLLPPGVQPVDSSTNPPRGAPTLPSSSANTTSPQIGFIIPPQDPANASVHFGGRVAA from the exons ATGGGCCTGTTGGACAAGAGGCTCCTCTTCTCCTGCCTTGTTGTCG GTATCTTCGCTATAATTTTTCTACAAGGGGCAGAAGGCAAAAGCAAACGCAGTGTCGATGGGCCAAAGTGGTTCGATCATTCTAAGTACAGAAACA GGTTTAGCACTACTGGTGGCTACTACGATGGTGGCTCCCACAGTGGGTCTGAAAAAATGCCCTGGTCCTGGTGGAGATTTGTGCTCGTCCTCTTGTTCGTGTTTGGGATACTCATTTTGGCTTTTATGGTGTACTTCTACTGCTGCTACGATCACAGCCCTGAAGAAGACGATCACGCGGCCAGGGTGGCCAATTTCCTGAAGAATCAAGAGGAACAGAGCAAAAGCGACTTACCCACCACCGTCCACCCGCCCGTCACCTACCCGGGCCCAGACAACGAGCCACCCTCAGCACCGGCAATGACGCCTCCTCAGCACCCTGAATGGGGGACGTCCGACGTCCCCTCCTTCGCGCCGCCAGACTTTGCGACCGCCACCGCACCACTCCTGCCACCGGGAGTTCAGCCAGTGGATTCCTCAACTAACCCGCCGCGCGGAGCACCAACCCTGCCCTCCTCCAGCGCAAACACGACGTCACCACAGATCGGCTTCATAATTCCGCCCCAAGATCCAGCGAATGCGAGTGTACACTTTGGGGGACGGGTAGCAGCATAG
- the LOC135940309 gene encoding uncharacterized protein LOC135940309, with protein sequence MELLDRRLFFSCLVVGIFAIIVIQGIEAKGGRGGGRSSSSGRKSWSSSTTTYRYNTYYHTSGYHSGYHNRGLVSDDMPWWKLLLIILSIFGIGFGILLLYYCFKASHMHLNDERAAQVANYLKHQEEQRNSGLPTIVHPPIIYSGQDDGLLRPAPAVAPPQYPAGWATSDIPSYPPPDFPSATAPLLPPDFDSPEDQPVDSLTKPTSSTAHTTPPQIGFIIPPRDPGNASVHFGGRAGPE encoded by the exons ATGGAACTGTTGGACAGGAGACTCTTCTTCTCCTGCCTTGTTGTTG GAATCTTCGCTATAATTGTTATACAAGGCATAGAGGCTAAAGGTGggcgcggcggcgggcgcAGTAGCAGTAGCGGGAGAAAGTCGTGGAGTTCATCTACGACCACATACA gaTATAACACCTATTATCACACCAGTGGCTACCATAGCGGTTATCACAACCGGGGCTTGGTGAGCGATGACATGCCCTGGTGGAAGTTGCTCCTCATCATCTTATCCATTTTCGGTATTGGCTTTGGCATCCTGCTGCTTTACTACTGCTTCAAGGCATCTCACATGCATCTCAATGACGAGCGGGCGGCTCAGGTGGCGAATTACCTAAAGCACCAAGAGGAGCAGCGCAACAGCGGCTTACCCACCATCGTGCACCCGCCCATAATCTACTCCGGCCAAGACGATGGGCTGCTACGTCCAGCCCCGGCAGTGGCGCCTCCGCAGTACCCTGCTGGATGGGCGACGTCGGACATTCCCTCCTACCCACCACCGGACTTCCCGAGCGCCACCGCACCCCTCCTGCCACCCGACTTTGACTCACCGGAAGATCAGCcagtagattccttgacgaaaccAACCTCCTCCACCGCACACACGACGCCACCACAGATCGGCTTCATTATTCCGCCCCGAGATCCAGGGAATGCAAGTGTGCACTTTGGAGGACGGGCAGGACCTGAGTGA
- the LOC135940308 gene encoding serine-rich adhesin for platelets-like isoform X2, translating into MMLLLLLTLTCEAVCISLNGLPFLPTRIKQIIILQKSDRRFYIQKCCENIVCANSNVTHFNTATTSQKNQVATTQRVTRGTLNGITSSTMTSTSTSTTTFTPTLTSTSTSASTTTSASTSTSTPTSTSTPTSTSTSTSTSTSTSTSTSTSTSTSTSTSTSTTTSTTTSTSTTTSTTTSTSTTTTTTASPFVLNCRADLSLMDSSGLVNVSQNPASEGVYLSACGILYLVSDRNLLKNFTDASRFCCLRSMTVANFAPAEKLNCFWKTVLTKLYWNQGNTQFWLAGSANASSSYVTVTGAPTVFTYHRNGQVLNPSNLSTEMCLYGSVSQASSDSAAMTYAVDTCGISRRFTCETPLSRNLFPPCPACTENPTRVAAINPFVRMVNDSTPYNSVVFETSKKLFKSCNKTYLVIETNTDWFQALQWCCELGFIPLMLDNAQKICLSNPSTSKLPYGRYWSGGTNQGPLNENSYGWCGSSNKTLITDSSLWHPGQPNLPWTERCIMFIYDASNAMVMHDYFCVTLAYPLCQLI; encoded by the exons ATGATGTTGTTGCTGTTATTAACATTAACTTGTGAG GCCGTATGCATTAGTTTGAACGGACTTCCCTTCTTACCAACCCGTATCAAGCAAATCATCATACTGCAaa AGTCGGATCGTCGTTTCTACATCCAAAAGTGCTGTGAAAATATAGTATGCGCTAACTCCAACGTGACA CACTTTAATACAGCAACTACTAGTCAAAAGAATCAAGTGGCAACCACTCAACGCGTCACGCGGG GCACTTTAAATGGTATCACTTCATCAACCATGACTTCAACATCCACCTCAACGACGACTTTTACCCCAACTTTAACCTCGACTTCAACTTCAGCCTCGACTACAACTTCAGCCTCGACTTCAACTTCAACCCCGACTTCAACTTCAACCCCGACTTCAACTTCAACCTCGACTTCAACTTCAACCTCGACTTCAACTTCAACCTCGACTTCAACTTCAACCTCTACTTCAACTTCAACCTCTACCACGACTTCAACTACAACTTCAACCTCAACTACCACCTCTACCACGACTTCGACCTCAACTACAACCACAACAACAGCTTCTCCATTCGTCCTAAATTGTAGAGCAGAT ctCTCTCTCATGGACTCTTCAGGACTTGTTAATG tttctcaGAACCCAGCTTCTGAAGGAGTATACCTGTCAGCTTGCGGAATCTTATACTTGGTCAGCGACCGGAATTTg ttaaaaaattttaccgATGCCTCGAGATTTTGTTGCTTGCGGAGCATGACCGTGGCCAATTTTGCACCGGCTGAGAAGCTGAACTGCTTTTGGAAAACCGTCTTAACTA AGCTCTACTGGAACCAGGGCAACACACAGTTCTGGTTAGCAGGTTCAGCCAATGCAAGCTCATCGTACGTTACGGTGACAGGGGCTCCTACTGTTTTTACGTACCATCGCAACGGGCAAGTTCTGAACCCATCAAATTTGAGCACAGAAATGTGCTTGTACGGCAGCGTCTCTCAAGCCTCCTCTGACAGCGCGGCGATGACGTACGCCGTGGACACGTGCGGTATATCCCGACGGTTCACATGCGAG ACTCCCTTGTCACGAAATCTTTTCCCACCTTGTCCTGCTTGTAcagaaaat CCGACCCGTGTGGCTGCAATCAATCCTTTCGTCAGAATGGTCAACGACAGCACACCATACAACTCAGTTGTGTTTGAAACATCCAAGAAGTTGTTCAAATCTTGCAACAAGACGTATTTAGTTATCGAAACCAAT ACCGACTGGTTTCAGGCGTTGCAATGGTGTTGTGAACTTGGCTTTATACCATTGATGCTTGATAATgctcaaaaaatttgtttgtccaACCCTTCAAcca GTAAGCTGCCATATGGGAGATACTGGAGTGGCGGAACTAACCAAGGACCGTTGAACGAGAACTCTTACGGCTGGTgtggcagcagcaacaaaaCTCTCATCACTGATTCAAGTCTGTGGCATCCTGGTCAACCCAATCTGCCATGGACAGAGAGATGCATCATGTTCATTTATGACGCTTCCAATGCAATGGTCATGCATGACTATTTCTGCGTAACGCTTGCATACCCTTTGTGTCAACTAATCTGA